One window of the Anguilla rostrata isolate EN2019 chromosome 13, ASM1855537v3, whole genome shotgun sequence genome contains the following:
- the znf831 gene encoding zinc finger protein 831 encodes METSKQGFVSIPAPGGSVTAQGEDRMHETQAPLTAMYLQTLGRLPLYPQMAHPGPPTSQDAVALPLSISPLPTKQALPLLTFHITSGMHLPQQGQRSGVAATPTRPKSAGKHMCPHCGRDCLKPSVLEKHLRCHTGERPYPCTICGIAFKTQSNLYKHKRTQAHARLSSESEKGSFSSQESIPGSGDTCSSSPSLGAQSEDLESFEREVCAPPVTPCITSSSTQPPAALGKIGSDTGWALHQAALVGLILAPVNGNQEKLSSIVQKGEPLLGVGTAPAAKPPKAEGEQKPPSAPLTPNRHLFLQRQEATFFSKQWESSTSRGKSQSHDSTDSGFSECNEQNWNSSPSSTLHDHSMESLTESSMEHQEDVGVLENPREPVAAAGAKSRVSMLEKRKLEERISKLISENETLVDDKRLENVRPRKTVLSKQGSIDLPMPYTYKDSFHFEMRTSKQMSMASSQQSPDWRVKQALYNSVPTQQSTSLDHTPLTRSSSLPFSLGSPGLERSSQHRHYQREAVPVGRRDSSGQLYSGEFVMKSVDQQSSHHRSLVRQSAVDCLPAGEGLNVTSSVEESYPSSLGSDGDSIDAICESGGGKCRRKKAQKFSYNKWHMYGGGTFTKLYNTEKGSDHGSLRAKKAVVSTEQGKVHEIQSRNTASLPEPVTSAVSTAEFASAGTSIQTTHRTQCLPHSRPSTCGSQPAHGHISQLSSEPNLRRPSLSNPSSTMHHCVVRQGSLPAPDSTNGSRASLVKSIIQKEQNTEHNTTPQCLSHLPSERKKQRTEDDTGMLVDIMDLGEKRHNVLASMISKADDNSLVRPSQPSLAFCSSDTPKYTHPTKRGDSNKLQLQHQSSRMDLNLCFISRQMNQRPFQAKEHDSLPSLVNVGRLCVPATPSVSALTKSSFLPKYQLKLPHSAVSEQSLPATPALEQRLRTIPASEQGLTVIPTLEQDITAIPVLEKSLTSIPAIDSEQSLPSIPTPTSEQSLPPIPTITSEQRLPPIPTPTSEQNLPSIPTPTSEQSLPPIPTPTSEQSFSPIPTPTSEQNLPPIPTPTSEQSLAPIPTPTSEQSLPPIPTPTSEQSLPPIPAPTSEQNLPPIPTPTSEQSLAPIPTPTSEQSLPPIRTPTSAQSLPPIPTPTSEQNLLLIPTPTSEQNLFLIPTPTSEQSIAPIPTPTSEQSLPPIPTSTSEQSHTSAPTIAPKTSNTSKPKPAIKQNHSPTSKPPSTHTPTALSTPSEACAASHTTASGLSPTSPSTSGHIHTARPTLTSEQSHNVTPTPIPEMSHTAASTLGQMHTSSPQHSATCTATPKLSNTATPNSVCANCNTHFPMVESLSAGQVIVLKGVSQAASEETDYVKTGDIQIFLQIISDDQLSLTEAQLSTQDSQLEASVCQDISRAAVENNGAEIQQQSVSQQLNISQYAQLLADNAEGRSATDVAHTSLTHQASSAQLAGPSIPSYCEIFSHTEQHQEYQSCESSPQKNFPLLKSIPTPSQDFTNQSAHTGISEGDQTSVVSGHEAGGSELRKTEGQFACLRTVPHTHNQCRPADYGLPPLKRNSERPNQEPSKTVSVNTMGVCCQGSLPQQRITANTADCPVLLYSQAPPSSMASSTATVDRSPYPRPYIPDLRSVLADTHTKTEKRTLTDTKERGYLTFPCTTGTGQQHQKLLMEMPLAVQKNAVNAAAVPPLHMDCRDPLTAQGPKNKMLSAHKHHKLSPPPKHVWDVARCPDGIFSSDPKHCQNASPSSAPSRMERPTSVEPVGVGDTSSTSHLSPASNRLFIHPRSETAHPTAFSQHSVQTSTCEGPSLFQGSITQSPAVRQCETDAPKETQQGVLGCGSLLTDLSQQGTHTAVSPLTPNPGLLDSIQMCLPSVTQELPQQATSENAIPGSVPPEPTAQQQVQNERHVLEALAHNSSTEPCLQASHPTPRASQQEPFSASLPGQHKLCLAAGISLSPSAAADMSSGKVLVHVSVQHTPLNQRVPCSTGKQSETKCGFFANEAVANSRETSGGFCMVAPGSCVAQAGVSTVRQSTEASSPSFLCPSQDRKVLLSQDREAGTGTSTEKSQLPMKSSNTQCGLLTGPSGKVLSGGGISSLTSSQMQVSSNEPQDRIASHQNLEQNAPKDNMATGQEDMVLDNCVSSPRCASEGRQSDGALICASADTQKGSQAIDAGHLSASGTAAQQEQEAQASSQSLEEQADREPEEQGSRQRETTERGGVEETDSGEMEKRGLIDPCTSPTSEPHKGATSEEDVRDILADNGSLSYRDSSVFPYFPQTPTQRETTAAHTFQLHTHAETSILHILQTPTESETPTQSETSALQTPQTLTQSEAPAVHTFLAHRDSRCHGAGQGPLRHYSDVKSRSTEWGVHGGPCPALSAAQPSHTPESCPLPMNAGHTGCGMVAQAASRGMAANQPLQRTFLSVESRVQHEGLRETAQASARRAAERSEQPAPDAACAQPFFSHSSAAHCSLSLSVRASEASVRAAHSSLEEADTSSSDDEGRLVIELE; translated from the exons atggagaccagCAAGCAGGGCTTTGTAAGCATTCCAGCCCCTGGCGGCTCAGTCACAGCGCAGGGGGAGGACAGGATGCATGAAACGCAGGCCCCTCTGACAGCCATGTATCTTCAAACGCTGGGCAGGCTGCCACTGTACCCGCAGATGGCACATCCGGGACCACCTACCAGCCAGGATGCCGTGGCCCTTCCCCTGTCCATCTCTCCGCTCCCCACAAAGCAGGCCCTGCCCCTCCTGACCTTCCACATCACCAGCGGGATGCATCTCCCGCAgcaaggtcagaggtcaggggtggCCGCCACACCCACCAGGCCCAAATCCGCTGGGAAACACATGTGCCCACACTGCGGTCGGGACTGCCTGAAGCCCAGCGTCCTGGAGAAGCACCTGCGCTGCCATACGGGGGAGCGCCCTTACCCCTGCACCATCTGCGGGATCGCCTTCAAGACCCAGAGCAACCTGTATAAGCACAAGCGCACGCAGGCCCATGCCCGCCTCTCTAGCGAATCAGAGAAGGGCAGCTTCAGCAGCCAGGAGAGCATCCCTGGCTCCGGGGACACTTGCTCTAGCAGCCCCTCCCTGGGAGCACAGAGTGAAGACTTGGAAAGCTTTGAGAGGGAGGTTTGTGCACCTCCAGTGACTCCTTGCATCACCTCCAGTTCCACTCAACCCCCTGCTGCCCTGGGAAAGATTGGGTCAGACACAGGTTGGGCTTTACATCAGGCTGCTCTGGTGGGACTCATTCTTGCTCCTGTGAATGGAAACCAGGAGAAACTGAGCTCCATTGTCCAAAAGGGAGAGCCGTTACTGGGTGTAGGGACCGCCCCAGCAGCAAAGCCACCAAAGGCTGAGGGGGAGCAGAAGCCACCTTCGGCTCCCCTGACACCAAATCGTCACCTCTTTCTACAGAGGCAGGAGGCCACCTTCTTCTCCAAACAGTGGGAGTCCAGCACATCCAGGGGGAAGTCCCAGTCCCACGACAGCACAGACTCCGGCTTCTCAGAGTGCAATGAGCAGAACTGGAACTCCAGCCCAAGCAGTACTCTGCATGACCACAGCATGGAGTCCCTCACAGAGTCCAGTATGGAACATCAGGAGGACGTTGGGGTCCTGGAGAACCCCAGAGAACCTGTTGCTGCTGCCGGGGCCAAAAGCAGAGTGTCAATGCTGGAGAAGAGGAAGCTGGAGGAGCGCATCTCCAAGCttatatctgaaaatgaaacccTGGTGGATGACAAGCGCCTGGAGAATGTGAGGCCACGGAAGACAGTGCTGTCAAAGCAGGGCAGCATCGACCTCCCCATGCCGTACACCTACAAAGACTCCTTCCATTTTGAAATGAGGACCAGTAAGCAGATGAGCATGGCCTCCAGCCAGCAGAGCCCAGACTGGAGAGTGAAGCAGGCCTTGTACAACTCTGTGCCCACCCAACAATCTACCAGTCTTGATCACACACCTCTAACACGAAGCAGCTCCTTGCCATTCAGTTTAGGTAGCCCAGGACTGGAGAGAAGCAGCCAACATCGACACTATCAAAGAGAAGCTGTACCGGTGGGCCGAAGGGACAGCTCTGGACAACTTTACTCTGGTGAATTTGTCATGAAATCTGTGGACCAGCAGTCCTCACATCACCGGTCTCTTGTCCGGCAATCTGCAGTTGACTGTCTGCCTGCAGGTGAAGGCCTCAATGTGACCTCATCTGTGGAAGAGAGCTATCCCAGCAGCCTCGGCTCAGACGGGGACTCTATTGATGCCATTTGTGAATCTGGTGGCGGGAAATGTCGCAGGAAAAAAGCTCAGAAGTTCTCCTACAACAAGTGGCACATGTATGGAGGTGGAACCTTCACAAAGCTGTATAACACGGAGAAAGGTTCAGATCATGGGTCGTTGAGAGCAAAGAAAGCTGTGGTCAGCACGGAGCAAGGCAAAGTGCACGAGATTCAGAGCAGGAACACTGCCTCACTCCCAGAACCTGTCACTTCTGCAGTGTCTACTGCAGAGTTTGCTTCTGCTGGCACCAGTATTCAAACCACACACCGTACACAATGCCTTCCACATAGCCGGCCCTCTACGTGTGGATCTCAACCAGCACATGGCCACATCAGCCAACTTTCCTCAGAACCAAATCTCCGGAGACCATCGTTGTCAAATCCGTCCAGCACAATGCACCATTGTGTGGTCAGGCAAGGGAGCCTTCCAGCCCCAGACAGCACAAATGGCAGCAGGGCGAGCCTTGTGAAAAGCATCATCCAGAAAGAACAGAATACGgaacacaacaccacaccacagtgCCTCAGTCATCTTCCATCAGAAAGGAAGAAACAGAGAACAGAAGATGACACGGGCATGCTAGTGGACATCATGGACTTGGGGGAGAAGAGACACAATGTTCTGGCCAGCATGATCAGTAAGGCAGACGATAACAGCCTTGTCAGACCGAGTCAACCCTCTCTCGCTTTCTGCAGCAGTGACACCCCTAAATACACCCACCCGACAAAGAGGGGTGATAGCAACAAGCTACAGTTGCAACACCAGAGTAGCAGAATGGACCTAAACCTATGTTTCATCAGCCGCCAAATGAATCAGAGACCATTTCAGGCTAAGGAACATGACTCACTTCCATCCTTAGTGAATGTGGGCAGGTTATGTGTCCCTGCTACACCCAGCGTGTCTGCATTAACCAAGTCAAGCTTCCTACCCAAGTACCAGCTCAAGCTTCCCCATTCTGCAGTTTCGGAACAGAGCCTTCCTGCTACACCAGCATTGGAACAGAGGCTCAGGACTATACCAGCATCTGAACAAGGCCTGACTGTTATACCAACATTGGAACAGGACATCACTGCTATTCCAGTATTGGAAAAGAGCCTTACTTCAATACCAGCCATAGACTCAGAACAGAGCCTCCCTTCTATACCCACTCCCACTTCAGAACAGAGCCTCCCTCCTATACCCACTATCACTTCAGAACAGAGACTCCCTCCTATACCCACTCCCACTTCAGAACAGAACCTCCCTTCTATACCCACTCCCACATCAGAACAGAGCCTCCCTCCTATACCTACTCCCACTTCAGAACAGAGCTTCTCTCCTATACCCACTCCCACTTCAGAACAGAACCTCCCTCCTATACCCACTCCCACTTCAGAACAAAGCCTTGCTCCTATACCCACTCCCACTTCAGAACAAAGCCTCCCTCCTATACCAACTCCCACTTCAGAACAAAGCCTCCCTCCTATACCCGCTCCCACTTCAGAACAGAACCTCCCTCCTATACCCACTCCCACTTCAGAACAAAGCCTCGCTCCTATACCCACTCCCACTTCAGAACAAAGCCTCCCTCCTATACGCACTCCCACTTCAGCACAGAGCCTCCCTCCTATACCCACTCCCACTTCAGAACAGAACCTCCTTCTCATACCCACTCCCACTTCAGAACAGAACCTCTTTCTCATACCCACTCCCACTTCAGAACAGAGCATTGCTCCTATACCCACTCCCACTTCAGAACAAAGCCTCCCTCCTATACCCACTTCCACGTCAGAACAGAGTCACACGTCTGCACCCACTATCGCCCCCAAAACTAGTAACACTTCTAAACCGAAACCAGCCATTAAACAGAACCACTCTCCTACATCCAAACCACCATCGACTCACACACCCACTGCCTTATCCACACCCTCTGAGGCTTGTGCTGCTTCACACACCACAGCCTCTGGACTGAGTCCCACTTCTCCATCCACTTCAGGACACATTCACACTGCTCGACCCACACTTACATCTGAACAGAGCCACAATGTTACACCCACCCCAATCCCAGAGATGAGCCACACAGCTGCATCAACCTTGGGACAGATGCACACCAGCTCACCCCAACACAGTGCTACATGCACCGCAACCCCAAAACTAAGCAATACTGCTACGCCCAACTCAGTCTGCGCAAATTGCAACACTCATTTTCCCATGGTGGAATCGCTGTCTGCGGGACAGGTCATAGTGTTGAAGGGAGTATCACAAGCTGCTTCCGAAGAGACAGACTATGTGAAGACAGGAGACATACAAATATTCCTGCAGATCATTTCTGATGACCAGCTGTCACTCACGGAAGCTCAACTAAGTACTCAGGACTCCCAGCTGGAGGCAAGTGTCTGTCAGGATATCTCCAGGGCAGCCGTGGAAAATAATGGAGCAGAAATACAGCAGCAAAGCGTCTCACAGCAACTGAACATTTCTCAGTATGCACAGCTGCTTGCTGACAATGCAGAAGGACGCAGTGCTACAGACGTGGCACACACCAGTTTGACACACCAGGCATCCAGCGCACAGTTAGCAGGACCCTCCATCCCTTCATACTGTGAGATTTTCTCCCACACAGAACAACACCAGGAGTACCAGAGCTGTGAAAGTTCTCCACAAAAGAATTTCCCTCTTTTAAAATCCATTCCTACACCCTCCCAAGATTTCACAAATCAATCAGCTCATACAGGCATTAGCGAGGGTGATCAAACCTCAGTGGTCTCTGGTCATGAAGCAGGTGGCTCAGAACTCAGGAAAACCGAGGGTCAGTTTGCTTGTTTACGCACAgtgccacatacacacaatcagtGTAGGCCTGCGGACTATGGCCTCCCTCCATTGAAAAGGAATTCTGAACGTCCAAATCAGGAACCGAGCAAGACGGTGTCAGTTAACACAATGGGGGTGTGTTGTCAAGGCAGCCTGCCACAACAAAGAATCACAGCTAATACAGCAGATTGCCCTGTGCTATTATACAGCCAGGCCCCACCATCTTCCATGGCCTCTTCCACTGCTACCGTAGACAGGAGTCCTTACCCTAGGCCATACATTCCAGACTTGCGCTCAGTTCtggcagatacacacacaaaaactgaaaaacggACTTTGACAGATACTAAAGAGAGGGGTTATTTGACTTTTCCTTGTACAACTGGGACTGGGCAGCAACACCAGAAGCTACTCATGGAGATGCCCCTGGCTGTGCAGAAGAATGCAGTCAATGCAGCAGCCGTACCCCCACTTCATATGGACTGCAGAGATCCCTTAACCGCACAAGGCCCAAAGAACAAAATGCTTTCAGCTCACAAACATCACAAACTATCTCCTCCTCCCAAGCATGTGTGGGATGTTGCTAGGTGCCCAGATGGAATTTTCTCTTCAGATCCCAAGCACTGCCAGAATGCTAGTCCTTCCTCTGCCCCCAGCAGAATGGAGAGGCCCACTTCTGTTGAGCCTGTGGGCGTAGGAGACACTTCATCCACCTCACACCTCTCACCCGCCTCCAACCGCCTCTTTATCCATCCACGCTCTGAAACTGCACATCCCACTGCATTCTCCCAGCACAGTGTTCAGACCTCAACTTGTGAAGGACCAAGCCTGTTTCAGGGCTCTATAAcacagtcaccagcagtgaggCAATGTGAAACAGACGCACCCAAAGAAACCCAACAGGGGGTCCTGGGATGTGGCAGCCTTCTCACTGACCTGAGCCAGCAGGGTACACATACAGCTGTGTCACCACTTACACCCAACCCTGGGTTACTGGATTCCATCCAAATGTGTCTGCCAAGTGTGACTCAAGAGCTCCCCCAGCAGGCCACTTCTGAGAATGCAATACCAGGCTCTGTTCCTCCTGAacccacagcacaacagcagGTCCAAAATGAGAGGCATGTTCTAGAGGCCTTGGCACACAATAGCTCTACAGAACCATGTTTACAGGCTTCCCATCCAACTCCAAGGGCCAGCCAACAGGAACCATTTTCAGCATCACTCCCAGGCCAACACAAACTGTGCCTGGCTGCCggcatctctctgtctccctctgcagcagcagaCATGAGCTCAGGAAAAGTACTAGTACATGTCTCAGTCCAACACACACCTTTAAATCAAAGAGTCCCATGCAGCACGGGTAAGCAGAGTGAAACCAAATGTGGATTTTTTGCAAATGAAGCTGTTGCAAATTCAAGAGAAACATCGGGAGGGTTCTGTATGGTGGCACCAGGAAGTTGCGTGGCACAGGCTGGCGTGAGCACTgtcagacagagcacagaggcaTCCTCCCCATCTTTCCTCTGCCCTAGCCAGGACAGGAAAGTCCTTCTTTCCCAAGACCGGGAGGCAGGCACTGGCACTTCAACAGAGAAATCACAGCTCCCTATGAAGTCATCGAACACCCAGTGTGGACTCTTAACCGGACCCTCGGGAAAGGTTCTGTCTGGGGGCGGCATTAGCTCCCTAACAAGCAGCCAGATGCAGGTCAGCAGTAATGAACCTCAGGACCGAATTGCCTCTCATCAGAACCTGGAACAGAATGCCCCAAAGGACAACATGGCCACAGGTCAAGAGGACATGGTCTTAGACAACTGTGTCTCATCTCCTCGCTGTGCTTCAGAGGGAAGGCAGAGCGATGGTGCCCTGATCTGTGCCTCTGCTGACACACAGAAGGGGAGCCAAGCCATAGATGCAG GACACCTGTCAGCCAGCGGCACAGCAgcccagcaggagcaggaggcgcaGGCCAGCAGTCAGAGCCTGGAGGAGCAGGCGGACAGAGAGCCGGAGGAGCAGGGCTCCAGACAGCGAGAaacgacagagagaggaggggtggaggaaaCAGACAGTGGGGAGATGGAGAAGAGAGGTTTGATCGACCCCTGCACCTCTCCTACATCGGAGCCACACAAAGGGGCCACCTCA GAGGAGGATGTGAGGGACATACTTGCTGATAACGGATCTCTCTCGTACAGAGACTCCTCTGTGTTCCCATACTTTCCACAGACTCCTACCCAGAGAGAGACCACTGCTGCACACACCTTTCagcttcacacacacgcagagactaGCATTTTGCACATTCTCCAGACTCCCACCGAAAGTGAGACCCCCACTCAAAGTGAGACCAGTGCTTTGCAAACGCCGCAGACCCTTACCCAAAGTGAGGCTCCTGCTGTACACACCTTCCTTGCCCACCGGGATAGCAGGTGTCATGGAGCTGGTCAAGGCCCGCTGAGGCATTATTCAGATGTGAAGTCTCGCTCCACGGAATGGGGGGTGCATGGAGGTCCGTGTCCCGCACTATCAGCTGCCCAGCCGAGCCACACCCCAGAGTCATGCCCTCTCCCTATGAATGCAGGCCACACGGGGTGCGGGATGGTAGCTCAGGCTGCTAGCCGCGGCATGGCGGCTAACCAGCCGCTGCAGAGGACCTTTCTGTCTGTGGAGAGCAGGGTCCAGCATGAAGGCctcagagagacagcacaggcAAGTGCGAGGAGAGCTGCAGAGCGATCAGAGCAGCCTGCACCAGATGCAGCGTGTGCCCAGCCTTTCTTCTCACACAGCAGTGcagcacactgctctctgtcgCTGAGCGTGAGAGCCAGCGAGGCGTCCGTCAGAGCGGCCCACAGCAGCCTGGAGGAGGCTGACACCAGCAGCAGCGATGACGAAGGGAGACTGGTCATTGAGCTGGAGTag